The following are encoded together in the Pseudodesulfovibrio indicus genome:
- a CDS encoding GGDEF domain-containing protein: MSNTCNDIDLFFKTLRESAPKRESDWRAIVLFVRNLLPRLTIYDDDKKSEIQFEICEQLIENDFSEERLEALLAMLDMYLMQTIGALELEEALAQEKRTAAVLMNEMNEMISTMHGNTARQDKRLTNFQNETVEAIQDGSRKSLIVSKVRGMFQEIIEEFREEARVLNAKAEHFRMTADFDPLLTELHNRRALDAFLREATETFARTGAPLSLMMIDVDHFKKVNDTYGHQAGDDVLRALARLVSTHAIQYDGFSARYGGEELVVVMPGMDLDRAAVKAEALRADVERYDFRVRTNGQLSETPLKFTVSVGVARMKVGWNSGDLIGAADGALYQAKNSGRNRACSAPK; this comes from the coding sequence ATGAGCAACACCTGCAACGACATTGATCTATTCTTCAAAACCCTGCGCGAATCCGCGCCCAAAAGGGAAAGCGACTGGCGCGCCATCGTCCTGTTCGTCCGCAATCTCCTCCCCCGGTTGACCATCTATGACGACGACAAGAAGTCCGAAATCCAGTTCGAGATCTGCGAGCAGCTGATCGAAAACGACTTTTCCGAAGAGCGGTTGGAAGCCCTGCTGGCCATGCTCGACATGTACCTGATGCAGACCATCGGCGCCCTGGAGCTGGAGGAGGCCCTTGCCCAGGAGAAGCGCACCGCCGCCGTGCTCATGAACGAGATGAACGAGATGATCTCGACCATGCACGGCAACACCGCCCGCCAGGACAAGCGGCTGACCAACTTCCAGAACGAGACCGTTGAGGCCATCCAGGACGGCAGCCGCAAGTCGCTCATCGTCTCCAAGGTGCGCGGCATGTTCCAGGAGATCATCGAGGAGTTCCGGGAGGAGGCGCGCGTGCTCAACGCCAAGGCCGAGCACTTCCGCATGACCGCCGACTTCGACCCCCTGCTCACCGAACTGCACAACCGTCGCGCCCTGGACGCCTTCCTCCGGGAGGCCACCGAGACCTTCGCCCGGACCGGCGCCCCCCTCTCCCTGATGATGATCGACGTGGACCACTTCAAGAAGGTCAACGACACCTACGGCCACCAGGCGGGTGACGACGTGCTCCGCGCCCTGGCCCGCCTCGTCAGCACCCACGCCATCCAGTACGACGGCTTTTCGGCCCGCTACGGCGGCGAGGAGCTGGTAGTGGTCATGCCGGGCATGGACCTGGACCGCGCCGCGGTCAAGGCCGAGGCGCTCCGGGCCGACGTGGAACGGTACGACTTTCGGGTGCGGACCAACGGCCAGCTCTCGGAAACGCCGCTCAAGTTCACCGTGTCCGTGGGCGTGGCCCGGATGAAGGTGGGCTGGAACTCCGGCGACCTGATCGGCGCTGCGGACGGCGCCCTGTATCAGGCCAAGAACAGCGGCCGGAACCGCGCCTGCTCCGCCCCGAAGTGA
- a CDS encoding DUF2784 family protein produces MTDGTLLFLADAVLVLHFCIAAFNALSLPVIWIGAAAGVRFVRNPWFRWSHVALMGFVLAETVAGRLCPLTEWEAALRRAAGRGDGGGRSFVGYWLDRLLFLDLDPAWFTVGYAAFFGLIVLTLFLVPVRRGKKLPPARDVKS; encoded by the coding sequence GTGACGGACGGGACCCTTCTCTTCCTGGCCGACGCGGTCCTGGTCCTCCATTTCTGCATAGCGGCCTTCAACGCGCTGAGCCTGCCGGTCATCTGGATCGGGGCTGCGGCGGGGGTCCGGTTCGTGCGCAACCCGTGGTTCCGCTGGTCCCATGTGGCGTTGATGGGCTTTGTCCTGGCCGAGACCGTGGCCGGGCGGCTCTGCCCGCTGACCGAGTGGGAGGCGGCCCTGCGCCGGGCCGCGGGCCGGGGGGACGGCGGTGGCCGGTCGTTCGTGGGGTATTGGCTGGACCGGCTGCTGTTTCTCGATCTCGACCCTGCCTGGTTCACGGTGGGCTACGCGGCGTTCTTCGGGCTCATCGTCCTGACCCTGTTCCTGGTCCCGGTCCGGAGGGGGAAAAAGCTGCCGCCCGCCAGGGACGTGAAATCCTAA
- a CDS encoding alpha/beta hydrolase produces the protein MKLLLGMCAGYALLAAWIYFSQRGMVYCPRRELVATPGEIGLEYEDVRLRNRLGTDIHGWWLPCGRARLTLLFCHGNGGNISHRLESLRIFHDLGLSVLLFDYSGYGQSGGEPSEAGTYADARACWDRLMDRGTDPGSVVLFGRSLGGGVAARLARELADEGIAPAGIILESTFTSVPDMGAYMYPWLPVRRLSRFRYDSAAALAGLDLPGLFLHSPDDDVVPYALGKRLYEGYAGQKTFFELTGDHNKGFLDTGEPYANALARFLSGLGGQCR, from the coding sequence ATGAAACTGTTGCTCGGCATGTGCGCGGGGTATGCGCTGCTGGCTGCGTGGATTTATTTTTCGCAGCGCGGGATGGTCTATTGCCCCCGGCGCGAGCTGGTGGCCACGCCCGGCGAGATCGGCCTTGAGTACGAGGACGTCCGGCTGCGGAACCGGCTGGGCACGGATATCCACGGCTGGTGGCTGCCCTGCGGGCGAGCGCGGCTGACGCTGCTGTTCTGCCACGGCAACGGGGGCAATATCTCACACCGGCTGGAGTCGTTGCGCATCTTTCACGACCTGGGGCTGTCGGTCCTGCTCTTCGATTATTCGGGATACGGCCAAAGCGGCGGCGAGCCGTCCGAGGCGGGGACGTACGCGGACGCGCGCGCCTGTTGGGACCGGCTGATGGACAGGGGGACCGACCCCGGTTCCGTGGTCCTGTTCGGGCGCAGCCTGGGCGGCGGCGTGGCGGCGCGGCTGGCGCGGGAGCTGGCGGACGAGGGGATCGCCCCTGCCGGGATCATCCTGGAATCCACTTTCACCTCGGTGCCGGACATGGGCGCATATATGTACCCATGGCTCCCGGTGCGCCGGTTGTCCCGGTTCCGGTACGACAGCGCGGCGGCCCTTGCGGGGCTGGACCTGCCGGGGCTGTTCCTGCACAGCCCGGACGATGACGTGGTGCCGTATGCCCTGGGAAAAAGACTGTATGAAGGGTACGCGGGACAAAAGACGTTCTTCGAGCTGACGGGCGACCACAACAAGGGATTCCTGGACACCGGCGAACCGTACGCCAACGCCCTGGCCCGGTTCCTGTCCGGGTTGGGCGGCCAGTGCCGGTGA
- the mobA gene encoding molybdenum cofactor guanylyltransferase, translated as MQIAGIILAGGLGTRMGHVKKAFMTINGRTTLDRLLDVYRPLFPEILLSAREPADYADYPYPVAPDLFEARSSLTGIHAGLAAMRAPHGFMAACDAPFLQAGLVRILLEHATPEADVVIPLKDDGYVEPLCAIYSKRCLPHIETQLENQNFRIISFFDKVNVQHVPVSLLRQADPHQLSFFNVNSPDDLRQAEALSRELGV; from the coding sequence ATGCAGATCGCAGGCATCATCCTTGCCGGAGGACTCGGCACCCGCATGGGCCACGTCAAGAAGGCGTTCATGACCATCAACGGCCGCACGACCCTCGACCGGCTGCTCGACGTCTACCGCCCGCTGTTCCCGGAAATCCTCCTCTCGGCGCGCGAACCCGCCGATTACGCCGACTACCCGTACCCCGTCGCGCCCGACCTGTTCGAGGCCCGTTCCTCCCTCACCGGCATCCACGCCGGACTCGCCGCCATGCGCGCCCCGCACGGGTTCATGGCCGCCTGCGACGCCCCGTTCCTCCAGGCCGGACTCGTCCGCATCCTGCTCGAACACGCCACTCCCGAAGCCGACGTGGTCATCCCCCTCAAGGACGACGGCTACGTCGAGCCGCTTTGCGCCATCTACTCCAAACGGTGCCTGCCCCACATCGAGACCCAGCTCGAAAACCAAAACTTCCGCATCATCTCCTTCTTCGACAAGGTCAACGTCCAACACGTCCCGGTCTCCCTGCTCCGCCAGGCCGACCCGCACCAGCTCTCCTTCTTCAACGTCAACTCACCCGACGACCTCCGACAGGCCGAAGCCCTCTCCCGCGAACTCGGCGTGTAA
- a CDS encoding cyclase family protein — MKTIDLSHVIRTGMPVYPGDETPSLRRTHFIRKHGFAQTGLALSTHVGTHVDTAAHLFTEAPTLDQLGPDNFTGWGAVLDLTSLAAPVIQQPDLAPLADIDNLDFALLRTGWDQHWQTDRYYRDFPTLSETAARFLAGLGLKGVGLDTPSPDPVDSASLPTHQTLLNHGLVIVENLTRLGGLPAESFVFCCLPLRLLDGEASPCRAVGITF, encoded by the coding sequence ATGAAGACCATTGACCTGAGCCACGTCATCCGCACCGGCATGCCGGTCTATCCCGGCGACGAAACGCCCAGCCTGCGGCGCACCCACTTCATCAGGAAACACGGCTTCGCCCAGACCGGGCTGGCCCTCTCCACCCATGTCGGCACCCACGTGGACACCGCCGCACACCTGTTCACCGAAGCGCCCACCCTCGACCAACTCGGGCCCGACAACTTCACCGGCTGGGGAGCCGTCCTCGACCTGACCAGCCTGGCCGCCCCCGTCATCCAGCAACCCGACCTCGCGCCGCTGGCCGACATAGACAACCTCGACTTCGCCCTGCTCCGCACCGGCTGGGACCAGCACTGGCAAACCGACCGCTATTACAGGGACTTTCCCACCCTGTCCGAAACCGCGGCCCGGTTCCTGGCCGGGCTGGGCCTCAAGGGCGTCGGCCTCGACACCCCCTCGCCCGACCCCGTGGACTCCGCCTCCCTGCCCACGCACCAGACCCTGCTCAACCACGGCCTCGTCATCGTCGAAAACCTCACCCGGCTGGGCGGCCTGCCCGCCGAATCCTTTGTCTTCTGCTGCCTGCCCCTGCGCCTCCTCGACGGCGAAGCCTCACCCTGCCGGGCCGTGGGGATTACGTTCTAG
- a CDS encoding tRNA dihydrouridine synthase, producing the protein MKKQLDRAPEPGQSLPMQTLDETRRKELDDRLNQPLAVGGRTVSTRLWLAPLAGLGNAAYRQVLGEYGGCGLTFTEMCGAKSVPTENPRVSSVFRWSEGELPHLVCQVAGATPEEMIPAARRVQECGFFGFDINMGCSVSGIVKKNAGAGLLRDPDAALRVVEAVRRTISIPLFIKFRTGWSPDIEPAAKLAKQFENAGADCLVFHPRVAPDKRTRPPVRHHIKAIVDAVSIPVFGNGDVITDRDCLEMLETTGCAGVSVGRMAIAQPWLFREWTSDYAPPADRFQDYALRLADALDQHFDPVRALKRFKLFTIYFAANFTFGHALQSRFLGAKSMDDIRNVARNHVHPGMQMVKRPNMNMYNI; encoded by the coding sequence GTGAAAAAGCAACTTGACAGGGCCCCGGAACCGGGCCAATCCCTGCCCATGCAGACCCTGGACGAAACGCGCCGCAAGGAGCTGGACGACCGCCTCAACCAACCCCTGGCCGTCGGCGGCAGGACCGTATCCACCCGGCTGTGGCTCGCGCCCCTGGCCGGGCTGGGCAACGCCGCCTACCGCCAGGTGCTCGGCGAATACGGCGGCTGCGGCCTGACCTTCACCGAGATGTGCGGGGCCAAGAGCGTGCCCACCGAAAACCCGCGCGTCTCGTCCGTGTTCCGCTGGTCCGAGGGGGAGCTGCCGCACCTGGTCTGCCAGGTGGCGGGCGCGACCCCGGAGGAGATGATCCCCGCCGCCCGGCGGGTGCAGGAATGCGGCTTCTTCGGCTTCGACATCAACATGGGGTGCTCGGTCTCCGGCATCGTCAAGAAGAACGCCGGGGCCGGACTGCTGCGCGACCCTGACGCGGCCCTGCGCGTGGTCGAGGCCGTGCGCAGGACCATCTCCATCCCCCTGTTCATCAAGTTCCGCACCGGCTGGTCACCGGACATCGAACCCGCCGCCAAGCTCGCGAAACAGTTCGAGAACGCGGGCGCGGACTGCCTGGTCTTCCACCCCCGCGTGGCCCCGGACAAGCGCACCCGCCCCCCGGTCCGCCACCACATCAAGGCCATCGTGGACGCGGTTTCCATCCCGGTCTTCGGCAACGGCGACGTGATCACCGACCGGGACTGCCTGGAGATGCTCGAAACCACCGGCTGCGCCGGGGTCTCCGTGGGCCGCATGGCCATCGCCCAGCCCTGGCTGTTCCGTGAATGGACCTCGGATTACGCACCGCCCGCCGACCGCTTCCAGGACTACGCCCTGCGCCTGGCCGACGCCCTGGACCAGCACTTCGACCCGGTGCGCGCTCTTAAGCGGTTCAAGCTGTTCACCATCTACTTCGCGGCCAACTTCACCTTCGGCCACGCCCTGCAAAGCCGCTTCCTGGGCGCGAAATCCATGGACGACATACGAAACGTGGCCCGAAACCATGTCCATCCCGGCATGCAGATGGTAAAACGGCCCAACATGAACATGTACAATATCTGA
- a CDS encoding phage capsid protein → MSTTVSNAFVSQYVEMVHQAYQAQGSKMRNTVRLQTEVEGSKCVFQKVGKGAAGKKTRHGNVPLMNLNHSNVSCTLSDWYAAEYIDKLDELKDKSDEKQVAANAGAWALGRKIDELIITKLTGATNVVAETATGLTKDKILQAFGTLNANDVPDDGHRFAVVGPHQWNELLNIQEFKSSDYAGEQYAWLKGTESRTWLGITWMFHTGLPLDEAGMRKCYVYHRNAAGLAEGQKVQAFVDWVPEKAAHLVDHMLSAGACLIDPDGVVEIQCDDDAAIL, encoded by the coding sequence ATGTCCACTACCGTCAGCAATGCCTTCGTCTCCCAGTATGTGGAGATGGTGCACCAGGCCTATCAGGCCCAGGGCTCCAAAATGCGCAACACCGTGCGCCTCCAGACCGAGGTGGAAGGGTCCAAGTGCGTCTTCCAGAAGGTCGGCAAGGGCGCGGCCGGGAAAAAGACCCGCCACGGCAACGTGCCGCTCATGAACCTCAACCATTCCAACGTCTCCTGCACCCTGTCCGACTGGTACGCCGCCGAGTACATCGACAAGCTCGACGAGCTGAAGGACAAGAGCGACGAGAAGCAGGTGGCCGCCAACGCGGGCGCCTGGGCGCTGGGCCGCAAGATCGACGAGTTGATCATCACCAAGCTGACCGGCGCCACCAACGTGGTCGCCGAGACCGCCACCGGCCTGACCAAGGACAAGATCCTCCAGGCCTTCGGCACCCTGAACGCCAACGACGTGCCGGACGACGGCCACCGGTTTGCCGTGGTCGGCCCGCACCAGTGGAACGAGCTCTTGAACATCCAGGAATTCAAGTCCAGCGACTACGCGGGCGAGCAGTACGCCTGGCTCAAGGGCACCGAGTCCCGCACCTGGCTGGGCATCACCTGGATGTTCCACACCGGCCTGCCGCTGGACGAGGCGGGCATGCGCAAGTGCTACGTCTACCACCGCAACGCCGCGGGTCTGGCCGAGGGCCAGAAGGTCCAGGCGTTCGTGGACTGGGTGCCGGAAAAGGCCGCCCACCTGGTGGACCACATGCTGTCCGCCGGGGCCTGTCTCATCGACCCGGACGGCGTGGTCGAGATCCAGTGCGACGACGACGCGGCCATCCTCTAG
- a CDS encoding CPBP family intramembrane glutamic endopeptidase translates to MIYLIAVIPFFLNDFSNIHASSYEQWVLVDYACRMASLLFLGVLVFKRRLKPGDLGLSLDGKGPLVFWTLILAGMTMAYCLVSEVLLKPLDGLWSAPVVEYDRESAIFLVDMTFGLALVAVSEEIIFRGLALSALKAYTRNPVVIALASAFVFALIHWSTGVRNILDCFVYGMIFMAVTMRVRSIAPATVVHFLLDYYLLA, encoded by the coding sequence ATGATCTATCTGATCGCGGTCATCCCCTTTTTTTTGAACGATTTTTCCAACATCCATGCTTCCTCTTACGAGCAGTGGGTGCTGGTGGACTATGCCTGCCGAATGGCTTCTCTCCTGTTCCTGGGGGTGCTGGTCTTCAAAAGACGCCTGAAGCCCGGGGATCTGGGGCTGTCCTTGGACGGGAAGGGGCCTCTGGTTTTCTGGACGCTGATTCTGGCGGGCATGACCATGGCCTATTGCCTGGTGAGCGAAGTCCTTCTCAAACCGCTGGATGGGCTGTGGTCAGCGCCCGTTGTGGAATACGACCGGGAGTCGGCGATTTTTCTTGTGGACATGACCTTCGGCCTGGCCCTTGTCGCCGTGAGCGAGGAGATCATCTTTCGGGGGCTGGCCCTGTCCGCCCTCAAGGCGTATACCCGCAACCCGGTCGTCATCGCCCTGGCGTCGGCCTTTGTCTTCGCCCTGATCCATTGGTCCACAGGAGTAAGAAATATCCTCGACTGTTTCGTTTACGGGATGATTTTCATGGCGGTCACCATGCGGGTACGGAGCATTGCCCCCGCGACGGTCGTTCATTTTTTGTTGGATTACTATTTATTGGCCTAA
- a CDS encoding MBL fold metallo-hydrolase: MQLTFLVDNNAMVGSQFLAEAGLSMFIEADGKRVLFDTGYSDAFLVNARRKGVDLLDLDWIALSHGHFDHTWGLDMLLRLYCESPDREVRRARLVAHPKAVETKRHRGIPEFGPLLSPDKLASYFDLELTDRPMWLTDSLAALGQIERVMDFERPATLGERLEGGEFVPDDIPDDTALACVTDAGLVVIAGCAHTGICNTVEQARRVTGVDRVRAVLGGFHLQKAGPERLGPTADYLAALDLEGLWCCHCTDLAAKIGLAAKCPVREVGSGLTLTF, from the coding sequence ATGCAACTGACATTTCTGGTGGACAACAACGCCATGGTGGGCAGCCAATTCCTGGCCGAGGCGGGGTTGTCGATGTTCATCGAGGCGGACGGCAAGCGGGTGCTGTTCGACACGGGCTATTCCGACGCCTTCCTGGTCAACGCCCGGCGCAAGGGCGTGGATCTGCTCGACCTGGACTGGATCGCCCTGTCCCACGGCCATTTCGACCACACCTGGGGGCTGGACATGTTGCTGCGCCTGTATTGCGAATCCCCGGACCGGGAGGTGCGGCGGGCGAGGCTGGTGGCGCACCCCAAGGCGGTGGAGACCAAGCGGCATCGGGGCATCCCGGAGTTCGGCCCGTTGCTGTCGCCGGACAAGCTGGCGAGCTATTTCGATCTGGAGCTGACGGACCGGCCCATGTGGCTGACGGATTCGCTGGCGGCGCTGGGGCAGATCGAGCGGGTCATGGATTTCGAAAGACCGGCGACCTTGGGCGAGCGGCTGGAGGGCGGGGAGTTCGTGCCGGACGACATCCCGGACGACACGGCCCTGGCCTGCGTCACGGACGCGGGGCTGGTGGTCATTGCGGGTTGCGCCCACACGGGCATCTGCAACACGGTGGAACAGGCCCGGCGGGTGACGGGCGTGGACCGGGTGCGCGCGGTGCTGGGCGGGTTCCACTTGCAGAAGGCGGGCCCGGAACGGCTCGGCCCCACGGCGGACTATCTGGCGGCGCTGGACCTGGAGGGGCTGTGGTGCTGCCACTGCACGGACCTGGCCGCCAAGATCGGCCTGGCCGCGAAATGTCCGGTCAGGGAAGTGGGCTCCGGCCTGACCCTGACGTTCTAG
- a CDS encoding thermonuclease family protein: protein MRHRNPLTPQRLFGLFLLALLCAAPASAAETISARFLGALDGDSLRVVYQGGTLEVRLIGVDAPEYKQEYSRKAKEFTVRFCFNKTLQLEYDKERKDRYGRHLAYVYHNGRMLNRELVRAGLAIPIRVKPNTRYFEQFLEAEKDARENRRGFWIKGGLDMTPAQWRKTHPRK from the coding sequence ATGCGCCACCGCAACCCCCTGACCCCCCAACGCCTTTTCGGACTTTTCCTGCTCGCGCTGCTCTGCGCCGCGCCCGCCTCCGCCGCCGAAACCATCTCCGCCCGATTCCTCGGCGCGCTGGACGGCGACTCCCTGCGCGTCGTCTACCAGGGCGGCACCCTCGAAGTCCGGCTCATCGGCGTGGATGCGCCCGAATACAAGCAGGAATACAGCCGAAAAGCCAAGGAATTCACCGTCCGCTTCTGCTTCAACAAGACACTGCAACTCGAATACGACAAGGAACGCAAGGACCGTTACGGACGGCACCTCGCCTACGTCTACCACAACGGGCGGATGCTCAACCGGGAACTCGTCCGCGCCGGTCTGGCCATCCCCATCCGCGTCAAACCCAATACCCGATACTTCGAACAATTCCTTGAGGCCGAAAAAGACGCCCGCGAAAACCGCCGGGGCTTCTGGATCAAAGGCGGCCTCGACATGACCCCCGCCCAATGGCGGAAGACACACCCCAGGAAATAG
- a CDS encoding sensor histidine kinase, whose product MDNKKSIKKTIIVFVVSASGLLVFLYSFLLDDYFMTGLDVSVQSRMQSEARVYQDAYLEDPDTPLPRSANFRVYVEWEGVPESVRERFVGVELVEGVAEYSEWRDDETNYCILPWSRSDGNMLYFVLEISDDFASSNIDRMFRWRMYFLVISGVAIFVGMVGMSFFLFRRIVLPVEGISRWAGELDKDNLDAPVDFTYRELNELAFLFRDTLRRQMAGIEREQTFLRNASHELRTPVAVLQNSLELLERLGADDDSRFKTSMGRMNNAVTNMRNLITTLLWVSREQSDQLESNHVEIERLVSSIIEENAYLLKGKGNRVQQDLASVSLDAPETPLRIVLNNIIRNAFQYTFSGVIHIRLTESEFSVVNDTHAENGGRAHKGHGVGLMLISQLVDKLGWDLFIEEQEKLFSVRLSLK is encoded by the coding sequence ATGGATAACAAAAAAAGCATCAAGAAGACGATCATCGTGTTTGTGGTGAGTGCGAGTGGATTGCTCGTTTTTTTGTATTCTTTCTTATTGGACGATTATTTCATGACCGGATTGGATGTATCTGTTCAGTCTCGGATGCAATCTGAGGCGAGGGTTTACCAAGATGCTTACTTGGAGGATCCGGATACCCCTCTGCCGAGGTCGGCAAATTTTCGTGTTTATGTCGAGTGGGAGGGTGTCCCGGAATCGGTGCGTGAAAGATTCGTAGGAGTGGAATTGGTCGAAGGCGTTGCCGAATACAGTGAGTGGCGGGATGACGAAACGAACTATTGCATACTCCCCTGGAGTCGATCTGATGGTAACATGCTCTACTTTGTGCTCGAGATTAGTGATGATTTTGCGTCGTCGAACATAGACAGAATGTTCAGATGGCGCATGTATTTCCTCGTGATATCCGGAGTGGCAATCTTTGTCGGCATGGTCGGGATGTCGTTTTTTCTGTTTCGCCGGATCGTGTTGCCTGTCGAGGGCATCAGCCGATGGGCAGGTGAGTTGGACAAGGACAATCTGGATGCGCCGGTGGATTTTACCTATCGGGAATTGAATGAACTGGCTTTTCTCTTTCGGGATACCCTTCGCCGTCAGATGGCGGGGATTGAACGCGAACAAACCTTTCTCCGCAATGCGAGTCACGAGCTTCGCACACCGGTTGCCGTGTTGCAGAACAGTCTGGAGTTGCTTGAACGCCTCGGCGCGGACGATGATTCGCGTTTCAAGACTTCGATGGGCCGCATGAACAATGCCGTGACCAACATGCGTAACTTGATTACGACTTTGCTATGGGTCAGCCGGGAGCAGTCGGATCAATTGGAAAGCAACCACGTGGAGATCGAAAGGTTGGTTTCTTCGATAATCGAGGAGAACGCCTATCTGCTTAAAGGCAAGGGAAACCGGGTCCAGCAGGACTTGGCTTCCGTGTCGCTGGATGCGCCGGAAACCCCGCTGCGTATTGTTTTGAACAACATTATCCGCAATGCGTTTCAGTACACCTTTAGCGGTGTTATTCATATCCGTCTGACCGAGAGTGAATTCTCTGTCGTGAACGACACCCATGCCGAGAATGGCGGGCGGGCCCATAAAGGACATGGGGTCGGGCTGATGCTCATATCACAGCTTGTGGATAAGCTTGGCTGGGATTTGTTCATCGAGGAACAGGAGAAACTCTTTTCGGTCAGATTGAGTCTGAAATAA
- a CDS encoding response regulator transcription factor, with product MSLTTLLVEDDMDLAASLIDYLELESINCDHAFNGLHGVELALENAYDVILLDIMVPGLDGLGVCEKLRREGIDTPILMLTARDTLDDKVAGFSAGTDDYLVKPFAMKELLFRIRALAKRRSSQVKIFTVEDLEIDLHAHEVRRGGAVIHLTPTEWELIKELVSKSPEIVSRRSLERALWGDDVPESNSLNVHLHKLRQKIDGSASVQLIHTAPGVGVSLRGSDG from the coding sequence ATGTCTCTGACAACACTCTTGGTCGAGGACGACATGGACCTCGCCGCATCGTTGATCGATTATCTGGAGTTGGAGTCCATAAACTGTGATCATGCCTTCAATGGACTTCACGGCGTGGAACTTGCCTTGGAGAACGCCTATGACGTCATTTTACTGGACATCATGGTCCCCGGACTGGATGGCCTTGGGGTGTGCGAGAAGCTGCGCAGGGAAGGGATTGATACACCTATCCTGATGCTTACCGCGCGGGACACTCTTGATGATAAGGTCGCGGGATTCTCTGCCGGGACGGATGATTATCTCGTCAAACCGTTTGCCATGAAGGAACTCTTATTTCGCATCCGGGCTTTGGCTAAACGAAGAAGCAGTCAGGTGAAAATTTTTACGGTGGAAGATCTGGAAATTGACCTTCATGCCCATGAGGTGCGCCGAGGAGGGGCTGTTATTCATCTGACGCCTACCGAGTGGGAATTGATCAAGGAATTGGTCTCCAAGAGCCCGGAGATTGTGTCACGCCGATCCTTGGAGCGTGCTTTGTGGGGGGATGACGTACCGGAAAGCAACAGCCTGAATGTGCACCTTCACAAGTTACGGCAAAAAATAGATGGCTCTGCATCAGTGCAACTTATTCATACCGCGCCCGGAGTGGGAGTTTCATTGAGAGGCAGCGATGGATAA